TCGTAGCGCTGCATGCGGTACATGCCGAGGTTCGGCGCGCCGGCGTCGTCGGGATGCTCGGTGTAGACCAAGGGTAGCGTGACGAAGGGACCTCCGTCCTTCTCCCAGGTGGTCAGCAGCGGCATGCGCCCGGCCTTCGGCGAGGACTCCCGCACGTCGAGCACCGGGGCGTCGCGCCGCTTACGCAGCCCGATCCGAAGCAGGGGCGCCGCCAGGTCGCGCTGGCTCCACATGCGTCCCAGCGTGGGCGGCATGAGCACGTGCGGCAGGGCCGCGATGCGTTCCACGAGCTCCTTCGGCCGGCGGCCGAAGGCCATCTCGACCCGCTCGGCCGTTCCGAACAGGTTGGTCACGGTCGAGCGGTCGTGTCCCTTCAGGTTGCGGAACAGCAAGGCCGGTCCGCCCGCAGCGATCACCCGTCGGTGGATCTCGGGTGCCTCGAGGTGCGGGTCGACCGGGGCGTCGATCTCGACGAGGTCACCGCGCTCACGCAGGCGGGACAGAAAGGTCCGGAGGTCGGGAAACAGGGATTCCACGCGGGCCTCGGGGGTCGGGAGGAGAGGATCCCGAAGCTAGCCGAGGGGATCGCCCCGGGCAAGCGGACGGGTCCCGGCCCTGGCGCCGGGGGCTTGGCGAGGCGCATCGGGACAGTGTACGTTCCTCGGAGAGAGTTGCATCGCGCCCCCTCCTGCGACGCCGAGGAGCGACGTGGTCGACATCATCCGGTGTGAACGCTGCGGCAAGGTGATCCCCGCTCTCGAGACGGGATGCCCGTACTGCGAGGAACCCGACCGGGGGCTCGGCGAGCCCCACTACCTGCCTCTGGCGATCCGCCTGCTGCTCGGCCTCTTCGCCGTGAACGTCACGGTGACCATGGTTCTGGCCGTCGCCACGCTCCTGAACAACTTCGGGGGCTCCCTGCGCGATTCGGTCCTCACCCTCCTTGCGACCCTGCGCTTCCTCACCGCCGCCGGCAGTCTCCTGGCGCTCGTCCTGCGCGAGCCGTGGGGACGCCACGTGCCGCTGGTCTTCGTCGGTTTCGAGGCGCTGACGGGCATCGCGATCACCATGGGGTGGCTGCCCGACGCCCGCTGGGCGGGAGGAATGCTCGCGCCCCTCTGGAACGTCCTGTTCCTCTTCCTCTTCCTGCGGGAGGACGTCCAGGTGCGCTTCGACCCCGGCATCCTCGATCGTCGGGCGGTGGGCGAGCTCCTCTCGCAGGTCGGTCGTCCCGAGTCGAAACGCCGACGTCGATTCCCGGGTCGCGGTTGAGCACCGTGGCCGGACTGCTGCTGACCGGGGCCAGGCTCTTCGACGCCCGCGGCGATCTGCGCGGCGATTCGGTGCTGGTCTGTGACGGCCGGATCGCAGCGTTCGGGCCGCGACGGGAACTCGAGCTCGACGCCGCGTGCGAGGTGATCGACCTGGGTGGGGCCCTGTTGCTCGCAGGGATGACCGACACGCACACCCACTTCTTCGAGTGGGCGCGGCGACGGGCAGGGATCGATCTGTCCGGAGCGCAGTCCTTCGACGATCTCCTGACCACACTGCGTGCGGCCGCCGCATCGGTTCCCGACGATCCGGAATGGATCGGCGGTGGGGGCTGGGATCCACACTTCCTCGGCGACCGCGGACGCTTCACGCGGCAGACCCTCGACCAGGTCTTCGGCGACCGGCCGGTGTTCTTCGAGGCCCGGGACTACCACACCCTGTGGTGCAATACCGAAGCATTGCGCCGGGCGGGCGTGATGGACGGCCGGGCCGAGGCGCCCGCGGGAGGATGGATCGGACGCGACGCCGCGGGCCGGCCCGACGGTCTGTTGCACGAGACCGCGTGGGAACTGGTGCGCACGGCGCGACCGCCGGTGAGCGATGCCGTCGCCGACCGGTGGCTCGACGAATCCCGCGACGCCCTGCACCGCCTGGGGCTGACCGGCGTGCACTGCATGGAGCCGATGGACGTGCTGGCCCATTACCGACGCCGTGCCGACGCGGGGCGGGCCGGACTGCGCATCTGCTTCCACACGCCGCTCGAGGATCTCGACGCCCGCATCGAGCGCGGTGAGGCCTCGTACGCGGGTCGGGACCCGTGGCTGCGTCTCGGCGGGGTGAAGGTCTTCATGGACGGCTCCATGGGTTCGCGGACCGCGGCCATGTACGACGCCTACCCCGACGGTGGAGCCGGGACGCTGTTGATGGAAGCCGACGAGCTCGTCGCGGTGCTCGACCGCGCAGCCGGCGCTTCGATCGCCGGGACCGTGCACGCCATCGGAGACCGGACGGTCGACGTGGTCACCGAGGCGATCGAGACGGTCCGGGCCCGGTACGGCGGCCACCTGCGCCACCGTATCGAACACGCCCAGTGTGTTCGTGCCACCACCGTCCCGCGACTGGCCCGCCACGGAATCGTGTGCGCGATGCAGCCCGTGCACCTCGAGGACGACCTTCCACTGCTCGACCGAGAGTGGGGCGCCGCAGCGGCGCGGGCCTATCCGCTACGCGAGATGTGGGACGCGGGGGTTCCCGTGTGTCTGGGCAGCGACATGCCCGTGGCCACGCCCGATCCGTGGCACGGCCTCCGCCTCACCGTGGCCCGTCGCGGTCGCGACGGCCGCGAGTTCCACCCGGAGCAGGCCCTCGCGGTGGACGAAGCACTGGCCGGATACACCGCGGCCGCGGCCCCGGCCGGTGGTCGGGAGGCCGATCTCGGCCGGATCGCAGTCGGGATGCGCGCCGATCTCACGGCCGTCGACGACATCCGCGGGGAGGATGCCGACACGTGGTCGGCCGATCGGGTCCGACTCACCATGGTCGACGGAGCCGTGGTCCACCACGCCGTGTGAGCCTTCCGGCGGCGATCCCGCGTTCCGAGCCCCGAGCGAGGTGGAGCGGACGGAAGAGTCCGATAGGACGGTGGCACGTCGGGGCTTGATATTTCGACGTCGAGGTTGGATTTTATGGTCTGGTCGGCCGGATCAGGACCGGTCGCGACCGACCCTCGTTCGCGGAGTGTTTCGACTTGATCTCCCAGACCGCCGAGTACGCCCTGCGCGCCGTCGTGTGCCTCGCCCGATCCCCGCGCGAGCGACGGTGGACCGTGCACGACATCCACTCGACGACGGACGTCCCGGAGGGATACCTGTCGAAGGTCATGCAGCAGCTCGCGCGCGCGGGAATCGTACGATCGCAACGCGGCAGGGCGGGGGGATTCCACCTGGCACGCCCGGTCGACGACCTGAGCGTGCTCGACGTGATCAACGCGGTCGATCCCTTTCAGCGGATCCGCCACTGCCCCCTGGGCCTTCCCGAGCACGAGCACGAACTGTGTGCGCTGCACCGCCGGGTGGACCTCGAGATGGCGCGCGTGGAACGTGCCTTCGGCGAGACCAGCTTCGCGGAGCTCTTGAGCGAGCCCGGACCGCACTGGCCGCTGGGTCTGGAGAACCGCGACGACTAGCGCAGGGTGGCCTCGAAGGCGGCGTACCAGATGGCTCCGTCGTACAGCGGCACGAGGGCGTTGATCCCGCGGGTCGTGAACTCGGGGTAGGTGATCTCGTCGCCGAGCAGGTTCTCGCCCGAGACGCTCAGGTGGTAGTTTCCGGGTGCCCCCACGCCGAGTCGACCCAGGTCGAGGCGCAGTCGTGCCGACAGCAGGTGGAAGTCGCCCGGACGAGGATTGACCTCGGGCACGGCGACGTCGGTGATGTCGTTCACCTGCGTGGGATCGAGGAAGGAACTGTTCCACACCCCGAACGAGTGTCCGGCACCGCGGTGGACGAAGCCGCCCTTGAGCATGGTCTGCGGATGCAGTGCGGCGTTCTCACGGCCCTGGTCGTCCTCGTCCTGAGCGAAGGAGGCGTTGCCCTCGAGCATCAGACCACGGCCGAGTTTCATGCGGCCCTCGAACTCCAGTCCCACGAATTCGTGCTCGCCTCCGTTGACGTTCTGGACGAACGACTCTCCGTCGTGCTCGACCCAGCGGCGGACCACGATGTCACTCATCGTGCTGTGGTATCCGGTCACCGCCGCGGTGAAGGTCTCACCGCGGAAGGCCACCTGGGCCTCGTAGGTGTCCACGAGCTCCGGACGCAGTTCGGGGCTGCCGCGGAAGACCGGATGGTCGAAGGACTTCTCGAGCTGCGAGCCGCTCCGGAAGGCCTGGCTGTACAGGAACTTCAGGGTGAGCCGGTCGTGGGGGTGAGTGATCACCGCGGCGCGTGGCGACACCCGGCCGTCGATCCCCTCCACGCGATTGTACTGAGCGCCTGCGACCAGCTTCAGGCGCTCGTGGGGCCAGTGGTCGCCCTGGACGTAGAAACTTCCGGCCGTCTCGTCGCCACCGAGCAGGAGGTCGCTGTAGTGGTCGGTGTACTGGACGGTGCCCCCGACGAGTAGGCGCGTGGTGGGGGCGACGTCGTAGTCGAGGGTCATCTCGGCGAGCACGTCCTCGACGTCCACCACCTTGCCCCCGTCGGGCTGCCAACTGAACCACTCGTGGTCGTTGTAGGTGAGGTTCAGGTTCCCGTGCAGGTCCTCGGTCAACGCGTGCTGGTATCCCACGTCCCCGAACACCGCCACCGATCGCCCGTTGCCCCAGGCCCGCTCGGGCATCCACGCGTTCTCGGACATCCACAGCGATTCGGGCCGGAAGTCGGCGTAGTAGAACTGTGCCCGCAGCCCGCGATGCTGCATGTCGACGAACAGTCCCGTGGTCTCGCGGAACCAGTTGGTGGTGGCCGTCGAGTCCCGGTACCCGGTGAAGCTGTAGTCCGGACCCCCTTCGTTCCACCGGGACAGGGCCAACGTGAGGGCCAGGTCGCCGTCGCGGACGTGCACGTGCCCGCTCTGGGCCGACGCCCCGTGGTTGCCCGCGGTGACAGAGGCGCCCGCATCGAGCGACTCACCGTCGGCGCCCAGGGTGATCAGGTTGATCACCCCGGAATATGCATTCGAGCCGTGGAGTACCGATCCGGGGCCGCGGATCACCTCGACGTGGTCGAGGACTTCGATCGGGAAGACGGCGTAGATCGTGTGGTTGATACCGCCTGCGATGGGGTCGCGCAGAGGTCTTCCGTTGAGCAGGACGAGAACGTGGGTGTTGTAGGGGGTCAGCGTCTGCCGTCGCATGCTCAACAGGTTGTCGGTGAGCACGTTCGCGCTCAGGAACAGCGCGCTGGTCACGCGGTTGAGGACCTCGCCGAGGTTCCGTGCGCCGTAGGCGCGGATCTGGTCACGGCCGATGACGGTGACGATCGCCGGGGCGTCCTCGGCGCGTTCCGTCGCCTTCGAGGCTGCGGTGATCGGAACGTCCATCAGTTCCTCGATCGACAGATCGAGGACAGGGTCCCGGGGCTCGGCGGCACGAACCACCCGACCGGCCGGCCAGACCTGCAGCGTGATCGCCAGGCAGGCCACGGCGAGCATCCCTTGCAGGGTGCGGCTCCGACGGTCCGTGCGCTGGAATTCCACCATCTGAGACCTCGTTCCCGGCGTGTCCCACGCGTCGGTTCCGGCGCGGGGGAGTTCGAACTCGGTGGAACGAGCAAGCCCCGGACCGACGGGTCCGGGGCTCGTGGTCGGGGCGCCGGAGGAGCGAAGGTCAGTCGGCAGCGCCCCAGCGACGGGTGACGTAGGCCTCGACCATGCGGGTGAAGTCCTCGGCGATGGTCGGCCCCTGCAGCGTGCTGTGCAGCTCGCCGTCGACGAACACGGGAGCCTTGGGATCCTCACCGGTGCCCGGCAAGGAGATCCCGATGTCGGCGTGGCGGCTCTCACCCGGTCCGTTCACGACGCAGCCCATGACGGCCACGGCCAGTTCCTCGGCACCGGGATAGCGCTGGCGCCACTGCGGCATGCGCTCCAGGAGGTAGCCCTGGATGTCGTCGGCGAGTTCCTGGAAGAAGGTGCTGGTGGTGCGGCCACAGCCGGGGCACGCGGTCACCTGCGGGAAGAAGCTGCGCAGCTCCATGGACTGCAGGATCTGTTGGGCGATCCGTACCTCCTCGGTGCGGTCGCCGCCGGGGGCAGGGGTGAGGCTCACGCGGATGGTGTCGCCGATGCCTTCGGCCAGCAGGACGGCGATGCCCGCCGTGCTCGACACCGTGCCCTTCGAACCCATACCCGCTTCGGTCAGTCCGAGGTGGAGTGGAAGATCCGTGCGGCGGCCGAGACGGCGGTAGACCTCGATCAACTCGGGGACCGCACTCACCTTCGTGCTCAACACGATCCGGTCGTGACCCAGCCCGATCTCCTCGGCGGCGTCGGCGCTGCGGACCGCGCTCTCGACGATGGCGTCGAGCATCACGTCACGGGCCTCGCGGGGGCGGTCGCTCTTCGCGTTCTCGTCCATGAGCCGGGTCAACAGGTTCTGGTCGAGGGAACCCCAGTTGACACCGATGCGGACCGGACGGTCGTGGTCGATCGCCACCTGTACCATGGTGCGGAAGTTCTCGTCGTGCGAGCGGCTGGTACCGACGTTCCCCGGGTTGATGCGGTACTTCGCGAGGGCTTCGGCGCAGCCCGGCACCTCGCGCAGGAGTTTGTGGCCGTTGTAGTGGAAGTCCCCGACCAGCGGCACCTCGATGCCGGCGTCTTCGCAGCGCTGCCGGATCTCGGCCACGCACTCGGCGGCGCGCTTCGTGTTCACCGTGATCCGGACGACCTCGCTGCCGGCGCGCGCGAGGTCGATCACCTGTGCGGCAGTACCCGCGGCGTCCTCGGTGTCGGTGTTGGTCATCGACTGCACCATGACCGGGTGATCGCTGCCGACGGGAATGCTCCCGATCCAGCAGGTCGGCGTGCGTCGTCGCTGCGGCTTCACGGTCGGGTCACTCTCCCTGCTCGGCGGATTCCTCGGCCAGGATCCGGTCGACGGTGTTGTAGGTCACGCTGTGGTAGCCCGGCCGCGCGCGTTCGTAGATCTCCTGCGCGCGATCGAGACCGTTCTCGGCTCCGAGCAACGCTTCGAAGAGCGGTTGCACGAACTTGCGGCGCCCGACCTCGAGCAGGAACTGCTCGACCTGCGGGTCGGCGGCGCGATAGCCCGTTTCCAGCGACAGGATCAACCACTCGCACAGGATCTCGTAGTTGCGGCTGTGCGTGAGGTCGAAGGCCCCGTCCAGGGTCGCCATGCGCGCCGGTTCGAGATCGTCGGGGAGTACGTCGAGGAAGTGGATCCACTCGAAGGCGGTCCAGGCCTCGGTGCCGGGCAGGGTTCCGTTCCCGACGAAGCGGGCGGCGGCGGCATCCACGCGACCGAAGGCATCGCTCTGCGCCACCGGCGCGGTGTCGGGCACGCCGGGCTGGTGCAACCACACGTCCAGATCGATGCGCGCGGCGGCCTCTGGATCCTTCGTGAAGAGCTCGTCGTGCAGGATCTCGACGAAGCGGCCGGTGGTCATGGTCTCGAAGGCGTGGGTGTCGAAGTACTCGCGCAGGAAGCGATCGAAGGTCGTGCGTCCGAATGTCTCCTCGAATCGGCGCAGCAGCAGGTAGCCCTTCTCGTAGGGGACGTTCGAGAAGGCGTCGTCCGGGTGACGTCCCGCCAGGTCGACGACGAGCCGCGTGTCGGGATGCTCGTGGCCCATGTCGTCGAGGTCCTCGATCAGGTCGTCACGACCGATCATTGCCTCCATCTCACTGCGTTCGCGTCCGAACAGCTTCTCGATGATCCGTCGCTCGAGGTACACGGTGAAGCCCTCGTTGAGCCAGAAGTCGTCCCAGGTCGCGTTGGTGACCAGGTTGCCGCTCCAGCTGTGCGCGAGTTCGTGTGCGATCAACGCCACCAGCGAACGATCACCGGCGATGATCGTCGGCGTGGCGAAGGTCAGCCGCGGATTCTCCATGCCGCCGTAGGGAAAGGCCGGCGGCAGCACCAGGACGTCGAAGCGGCCCCATCGGTACGGTCCGTACAGCTCCTCGACGGCCACGATCATGTCCTCGGTATCGACGAACTCGGCGTGGGCGTCGTCGACGATCTCGGGCTCGGCCCACACACCGGACCGCGGACCGATCTCACGGAAGGCGAGGTCGCCCACGGCCATGGCGATCAGGTAGCTGGGAATCGGCTGGGGCATGTGGAAGCGGAACACGCCCTCCTCGGACGGATCGCTGCGGTCCTCGGCCGCCATGAGCGCACGCAGCCCGTTGTCGACCCTTAGTACGGCGTCGTAGGTGATCCGCACCGACGGGTCGTCGAAGAGGGGGATCCAGCTCCGATTGTAGATCGACTGGCCCTGCGAGTAGACGAAGGGGTGGTCTCCACCGGCGGTCTGTCCCGGTTCGAGCCACTGCAGTCCCGCGGCCTCGGGACGGCTGGCGTAGTCGACCTTGATACGGTCGGCGCCGTCGGGCAGCGTCACGAGCAGGTCGCGCCCCTTTCCGGGCACGGCGTCGCGCAGCTCCCACTCGGCCTCGACCCAGGTATCACCGGGGTCGACCCACACCGCGTGCAGCACGAGGCCGTTGGTGTGCAGGAGCACGGGGGCGTCGATCTGTTCGGCCTCGCGTACGTGATGCACTGCGTGGCCGTGGACGATGCGTTGCTGGAAGTCGACGGTCAGATCGAGTTCGACGTGATCGATCACGCGGGCCTCCGGTCGTCGTGGTGCGGGGGAGTCGGCGGGAGGATCACTCCGCGGTTGCTCCTACCCTCGATCCTCACCTGCAGGGGGTGGTCGAAGCGCAGGTGACGGACGTGGTCTGTCTCCCGGACCCGGGCGTGGCCCTCCAGCCAGTCCCAGTCGATCCGGTCGTCGCCGGCGTAGGAGTTCACCGTGAAATAGGCGATCCGCAGCGACGTCATGTTCTGGAAGAAGTGCGTGCCCTGACTCGGGGTGACCCGGAAGTTCTCGAGCGACGTCTCCACGATCACGCGGGCCGCGGAGATCTGATCCCACGTGACCGGTATCCCCAGCCACGGATCGGAACTTCCCCAGCGGCCGGGTCCGATCAAGATACAGCGTCGGCCCTCCGCGGCCAGAACGGCGTTGATCTCGCCGACCTCTTCGGCGATCCGTCGCGTCCGGGAGGCGTCGAAGGCCGAGGGGCAGACGTAGATGACGTCGCACAGGTCGTTCATGCGCCCGTTGCCCAGGGCCGCCGTGCTGAAGCACAGGGCCCGCTCGATCTGCTCGTTCCGCAACGCCACGTCCTCGGGTTCACCCCCCGCCGCCAGGCGCCGGAGCTGCAGGAAGCCGAAGGTGGCCTCGTCGCTGCGCAGATCCACGGCGAACTCCATTTCGACCTCGCTGCCCATTCCGGCGACCCCGGTGTCGAGGACCTCGCGCAGGAGGGCGGCCAGGGGGAAGGCATCGCTGTTGAGGATCGGCGCGAAGGTGAGGGCCGGATAGCCGTCCTTGCGCAGGCCCTCGACCATGCGGTCGTTCTGCGGCTGGTAGGTCGACGTCAGCAGGGGGAGCACGCCGTCCGGGCGCGCGTCGTCGACATCGAGCCGCAGGAGATTCGTGTCCTCCTCGATCCCCGGCAAACGGTGGGGATGCTGCAGATCGAGGGCGTAGAACTGCCGCTGGGCGTTCTCCAGCGTCGACTGCACGGAACTGAAGGCCGGCACGCTCCTCGGGTGCCGCGGCGAGAAGCGCAACGCCTGCAATCCGCCGGCGACCTGCCGCCCCAGGCCGAGGGCGACGACGGCGATCCCGTCCTCGCCCCGCATCGGCGCGATCGGGTAGTAGTTGAAGGAGCGGGCCACCCCCGAGATGTGCGGGTAGAAGCGGTCGCCGTGCCGTGATCCCACGACCTGCTGCAGGACCACCGCCATCTTCTCGTCCTCGATCCGCGAGCCGGTCGACTCGGCGTAGGCCTTGGCCGCACGGCTGAACGTGGACGCGTACACCAGCTTGATCGCCCGTGAGAGCTGGGCCAGGCGGACGTGCGCGTCGGGATGACTGTTGGGCACCATGTAGGTGCGGTAGATCCCCGCGAAGGGCTGCGAACTGCTGTCCTCGAGCAGGCTCGAACTGCGCACGGCGAGCGGGTAGTCGATCCGCCGGAGGAAGTTCTCGAGGTCGCTGCTCACGTGTGCGGGCAGCTTGGCCGTCGAGAAGCGATGGGCGATCTCCTCGTCGGTGTTGTTGCCGTAGGCCAGGTCGAGCAGCTCGTTGTCGGCGAGGAATTGATCGAACACGTCGGTGGCGATCACGGCCGTGCGCGGCACCGTCACGTTGATGTCGGGGAATCGATCGTGCAGCGCCGGATGGTGTTGCAGCATGGCGTTCGCGAAGGCCAGGCCGCGCCCCTTGCCGCCCAGACTGCCGTGGCCGATCCGCACGAAGGGGCTTCGTTCGTCGAAGCGCGTCGGTGCGAAGTCGGTCACGATCCCGCGCTGGGTCTCGAGCCGGTGGGCGCGCATGGTGTCGACGAGGTAGCGCCGGAGTTGGTCGATGCTGTCGAAGTCCTCGATCCGGAAGGGGCGGATGCGCGAGGCCAGGCCGAACTCGGTGCGCGCGCGGAGCCAGTTGCTGAAGTCGTTGCGCAGGGCGTGGTGGCGCAGGGATTCGTCCGGAATGCTCTGCAGCTGTTCCTCGAGTTCGCGCAGATTGCGCGCGCGGCCCCACTCCGAACCGTCGGGTACGATGAACACGAAATCGCCGAATCCGAAGTGCCGTTCGACGAAGACCTTCAATTCCTTGAGCAGGCGGTGCGAGCGCTTGTGGATGAAGTGCACGCCGATCTCGCGAGCGAGCTTGCGGGCCTCGGCGTCGCTGGACTGCAGTAGCATGGGCATGGTCGGATCGTCGCCCTTGATCCGCTTGAGCAGTTCGAGCCCGGCCATGGGATCGTTGCCGCCGTCGCCGTAGGCATCGGGCGGAAAGCTCTTGTCGCTGATCACGCCCAGCATGAACGGCCGGTACTTCTCGTACACGTCGATGGCGTCCTCGCGGTTCTGTGCCAGCAGGACCTTGGGCCGTGCGCGCAGGCGTAGCAGCCGATTCGCGAGATTCACGCCGTCGTCCATGAGCAGGTGGGTCTGCTTGACGAGCACCGTGTAGAGGAGGGGCAGGTACAGCGAGATGAAGCGGGCCGAGTCCTCCACGAGCAGGATCGTGCGCACACGAGCGACCTCGGTGTCGTGATCGACGTTCCAGCGGTCCTCGAGCATCTTGATGATCGCGATGAACAATCGGGCGTCGCCCGACCACAGGAAGACGTGGTCCACCGCATCGGGGTGGCGTTCCGCGGTCAACCGCTGCAGCTCGCCGATGTCGAAGGCCAGCAGTACGACCGGGCAGTTCGGTTCGATCTGCTTGATGCGCCGCCCCAGGCGCAGGCCGTCGAGGTTGCCGATCCTCGAGGTCGTGATGACGAGGTCGAAGGGTTGCTGCTCGATCAGTTCCAGGGCCTCGGCCGCCGTCGCCACGCGCGTCACGCGGGGGCCGTCGCTGAGGTTCAGCGACACGTACTCGTTGAGGATCAGCTCGGTGAGACGCCCGCCCTCTTCGATGACGAAGGCGTCGTAGGCACTGGCCACCACCAGGATGTTGCGGACCCGATGGGGCATGAGGCGCTCGAAGCTGGCCTCGCTGCGGCGGGTCTGGGCGAAGAGTCCGGACAGACCGGCGGATTCGACCATGACGACCTTCGGACGGGGTGGGTGTCGCCTCTGCGGCAACGAAAACGGGCCGAGACGCGGTGAGGATGTCCCTCGGCGCCCCGGCCCGTCAACGATCGGCCACGTGGATGGTCTCCGCGGCCGGGTGGGCTAGATCAGGCCCTGCTCCAGCATGGCGTCGGCCACCTTCAGGAAGCCGCCGATGTTGGCGCCGTTCACGTAGTTGCCCGGCGTCCCGAACTCCTCGGCCGTCCGATGGCAGTTCTCGTGGATGTCGATCATGATCCGGTGGAGCTGCTCGTCGACCTGCTCGCGGGTCCAGTTCATCCGCTGGTCGTTCTGGGCCATCTCGAGGCCGCTGACGGCCACGCCGCCGGCGTTCGCGGCCTTGCCCGGCCCGTAGAGGATGCCCTTCTCCACGAAGAGCTCGACGGCCTCCGGCGTGCTCGGCATGTTCGCGCCCTCGCTCACCACGAAGCCGCCCTGCTCGAGGAAGGCCTTGGCGTCGTCGAGGTTCAGCTCGTTCTGCGTCGCACTCGGAAGGGCCACGTCGCCCCCGACGCGCCAGACGCCGGTGCCGTCGTGGTACTCCGCACCGAACTTGTCGGCGTACTCCTTGATCCGGCCGCGCTTGACGTTCTTCAGCTCCATCACGTACTGCAGCTTCTCGGCGTCGATGCCGTCCTTGTCGACGATGAAGCCGGACGAGTCGCTCAGCGTGATGACCTTGCCGCCGAGTTCGATGACCTTCTCGGTGGCGAACTGGGCCACGTTCCCCGAGCCCGACACCAGGACCTTCTTGCCCTCGAAGCTGTCGCCGCGGGTCTTGAGCATCTCTTCGGCGAAGTACACCGCTCCGTAGCCCGTCGCTTCGGGCCGGATGAGGCTGCCGCCCCAGTTCAGGCCCTTGCCGGTGAGCACGCCGGCGTGGAAGGCGTTCTTGATCTTCCGGTACTGGCCGAACAGGAAGCCGATCTCGCGACCGCCCACGCCGATGTCGCCGGCCGGCACGTCGGTGTCGGGACCGATGTGGCGCTGCAGCTCGGTCATGAAGCTCTGGCAGAAGCGCATGACCTCGTCGTCGCTCTTGCCCTTCGGGTCGAAGTCGCTCCCGCCCTTGCCGCCGCCGATGGCGAGCGTGGTCAGGCTGTTCTTGAAGACCTGCTCGAAGGCCAGGAACTTGAGGATGCCCAGGTTCACACTGGGATGGAAGCGCAGGCCGCCCTTGTAGGGGCCCAGAGCGCTGTTCATCTCGATCCGGAAGCCACGGTTCACGTGGACGTCGCCGTTGTCCGCCTGCCAGGGCACGCGGAACATGATCACGCGTTCCGGCTCG
This region of Candidatus Krumholzibacteriia bacterium genomic DNA includes:
- a CDS encoding amidohydrolase, which gives rise to MAGLLLTGARLFDARGDLRGDSVLVCDGRIAAFGPRRELELDAACEVIDLGGALLLAGMTDTHTHFFEWARRRAGIDLSGAQSFDDLLTTLRAAAASVPDDPEWIGGGGWDPHFLGDRGRFTRQTLDQVFGDRPVFFEARDYHTLWCNTEALRRAGVMDGRAEAPAGGWIGRDAAGRPDGLLHETAWELVRTARPPVSDAVADRWLDESRDALHRLGLTGVHCMEPMDVLAHYRRRADAGRAGLRICFHTPLEDLDARIERGEASYAGRDPWLRLGGVKVFMDGSMGSRTAAMYDAYPDGGAGTLLMEADELVAVLDRAAGASIAGTVHAIGDRTVDVVTEAIETVRARYGGHLRHRIEHAQCVRATTVPRLARHGIVCAMQPVHLEDDLPLLDREWGAAAARAYPLREMWDAGVPVCLGSDMPVATPDPWHGLRLTVARRGRDGREFHPEQALAVDEALAGYTAAAAPAGGREADLGRIAVGMRADLTAVDDIRGEDADTWSADRVRLTMVDGAVVHHAV
- a CDS encoding Rrf2 family transcriptional regulator; protein product: MISQTAEYALRAVVCLARSPRERRWTVHDIHSTTDVPEGYLSKVMQQLARAGIVRSQRGRAGGFHLARPVDDLSVLDVINAVDPFQRIRHCPLGLPEHEHELCALHRRVDLEMARVERAFGETSFAELLSEPGPHWPLGLENRDD
- a CDS encoding TonB-dependent receptor; its protein translation is MVEFQRTDRRSRTLQGMLAVACLAITLQVWPAGRVVRAAEPRDPVLDLSIEELMDVPITAASKATERAEDAPAIVTVIGRDQIRAYGARNLGEVLNRVTSALFLSANVLTDNLLSMRRQTLTPYNTHVLVLLNGRPLRDPIAGGINHTIYAVFPIEVLDHVEVIRGPGSVLHGSNAYSGVINLITLGADGESLDAGASVTAGNHGASAQSGHVHVRDGDLALTLALSRWNEGGPDYSFTGYRDSTATTNWFRETTGLFVDMQHRGLRAQFYYADFRPESLWMSENAWMPERAWGNGRSVAVFGDVGYQHALTEDLHGNLNLTYNDHEWFSWQPDGGKVVDVEDVLAEMTLDYDVAPTTRLLVGGTVQYTDHYSDLLLGGDETAGSFYVQGDHWPHERLKLVAGAQYNRVEGIDGRVSPRAAVITHPHDRLTLKFLYSQAFRSGSQLEKSFDHPVFRGSPELRPELVDTYEAQVAFRGETFTAAVTGYHSTMSDIVVRRWVEHDGESFVQNVNGGEHEFVGLEFEGRMKLGRGLMLEGNASFAQDEDDQGRENAALHPQTMLKGGFVHRGAGHSFGVWNSSFLDPTQVNDITDVAVPEVNPRPGDFHLLSARLRLDLGRLGVGAPGNYHLSVSGENLLGDEITYPEFTTRGINALVPLYDGAIWYAAFEATLR
- the ispG gene encoding flavodoxin-dependent (E)-4-hydroxy-3-methylbut-2-enyl-diphosphate synthase, producing MKPQRRRTPTCWIGSIPVGSDHPVMVQSMTNTDTEDAAGTAAQVIDLARAGSEVVRITVNTKRAAECVAEIRQRCEDAGIEVPLVGDFHYNGHKLLREVPGCAEALAKYRINPGNVGTSRSHDENFRTMVQVAIDHDRPVRIGVNWGSLDQNLLTRLMDENAKSDRPREARDVMLDAIVESAVRSADAAEEIGLGHDRIVLSTKVSAVPELIEVYRRLGRRTDLPLHLGLTEAGMGSKGTVSSTAGIAVLLAEGIGDTIRVSLTPAPGGDRTEEVRIAQQILQSMELRSFFPQVTACPGCGRTTSTFFQELADDIQGYLLERMPQWRQRYPGAEELAVAVMGCVVNGPGESRHADIGISLPGTGEDPKAPVFVDGELHSTLQGPTIAEDFTRMVEAYVTRRWGAAD
- a CDS encoding M1 family metallopeptidase; the encoded protein is MIDHVELDLTVDFQQRIVHGHAVHHVREAEQIDAPVLLHTNGLVLHAVWVDPGDTWVEAEWELRDAVPGKGRDLLVTLPDGADRIKVDYASRPEAAGLQWLEPGQTAGGDHPFVYSQGQSIYNRSWIPLFDDPSVRITYDAVLRVDNGLRALMAAEDRSDPSEEGVFRFHMPQPIPSYLIAMAVGDLAFREIGPRSGVWAEPEIVDDAHAEFVDTEDMIVAVEELYGPYRWGRFDVLVLPPAFPYGGMENPRLTFATPTIIAGDRSLVALIAHELAHSWSGNLVTNATWDDFWLNEGFTVYLERRIIEKLFGRERSEMEAMIGRDDLIEDLDDMGHEHPDTRLVVDLAGRHPDDAFSNVPYEKGYLLLRRFEETFGRTTFDRFLREYFDTHAFETMTTGRFVEILHDELFTKDPEAAARIDLDVWLHQPGVPDTAPVAQSDAFGRVDAAAARFVGNGTLPGTEAWTAFEWIHFLDVLPDDLEPARMATLDGAFDLTHSRNYEILCEWLILSLETGYRAADPQVEQFLLEVGRRKFVQPLFEALLGAENGLDRAQEIYERARPGYHSVTYNTVDRILAEESAEQGE